The nucleotide sequence GGGACAGCGACGGCCAGAGACTTGGTGTAAAACTGTATGGCGGTCAAAGTGCCAGGGCCGGCAATATAATAGTCAGACAGCATGGAACAAAGATACACCCCGGAACCAATGTTGGTATGGGCCGTGATTACACCTTATTTGCCCTGGCGGACGGAATTGTAACATTTGCGTCTAAGGGCAATAGAAAAAGGGTGAGTATATCCCTTGTTGAATGAAATTTGTTGATGAAGCAGATATATATATAAAAGCAGGCAATGGTGGCCATGGTTGTGCAAGTTTCAGGAGAGAGAAATTTGTTCCCAGGGGAGGGCCAAACGGGGGAGACGGCGGAAAAGGGGGAGATGTAGTTGTAGTAGGCAATAAAGCACTTTCAAGTCTTTTAGATTTCAAATATAAACGTATCTATCGAGCAGAAAACGGGAAAAACGGCAGCGGGAAAAATAAGAAGGGCAGGGAAGGTAAGGATTTGTATATCCATTTGCCTCTCGGAACCATTGTATATGATAAGGCACATTTAACGCCGCTGTGCGATATTACAGAGGACAACAAACATTATATTGTTGCAAAAAGCGGGAAGGGCGGCAGGGGTAATACTCATTTTGTAACCTCCACGCACAGAGCTCCTGTAGAATTTGAATACGGTACAGAAGGAGAAGAGAAGGAGTTAAAACTCGTACTAAAGCTCCTTGCAGATGTCGGGATTGTTGGTCTGCCAAACGTAGGAAAATCAACCCTCATATCATGTTTAACAAACGCAAAGCCCTTAATAGGAGACTATCCCTTTACCACATTAACCCCTGCCCTCGGTGTATTCCGGGAGGATGACGACACCTTTGTCATTGCAGATATCCCGGGTTTAGTAAAAGATGCCTCAAAAGGCAGAGGACTGGGCTTAACATTTTTGAAACATATTGAGAGAACGAATAAAATTCTCTTAATGCTGGATGCATCTTCTGAATCAACAGGCAAAGATTATGAAACATTGCTGGACGAGCTTAATTCTTATAATAAAGAGATATCAGAAAAAGAAAGAATTTTAGTATTGAATAAAATTGATCTTTCATCAAAAGCTGCGATAAAGAGATGGAGCGATTATTTTAAGGAAAAAGGCGAAACAGTAACCAGTGTCAGTGCTTTAAAAGGGCAGGGCATTGATGCCTTAAGAGGTTTGTTGAAGAAACAGAAGATTAAAAAGCAGGAGCAGGTTTTGACCTGCACTGAACAGGAAAAACAGGTATTGCATGATTAATGTCAAACGGGTTGTGATAAAAGTAGGAACATCCGTTCTCCTGGATAAAGACAATAAGATCAGCGCTGATATGATAGGGCGGTTTGCAAAGCAGATAAGAAAAATAAAGGAGAAAGGGATCAGCCCGGTCATTGTATCAAGCGGGGCCATTGCCTGTGGAATGGAAACCCTTAATTTAAAAAAGCGGCCAAAAGAGATTGCAAAAAGGCAAGCCCTTGCATCAATCGGGCAGATACTGCTCATGAAAATGTATATGGAAGCATTCGAAAAAGAGAGGATAAAAACCGGTCAGATATTGCTAACCCATGAAGACATAAAAAGCAAAAACAGATGTTTAAATCTTATGAACACATTAAATATGCTTCTTGCTATGGATATAATTCCAATAATCAACGAAAACGATGCCCTTTCGTTCAAAGAAATCAGGTTCGGCGATAACGACAACTTATCTGCTCTTATTGCACAAATCTCCAATGCAGATCTTCTCCTGCTCCTATCAGATGTTGACGGGTTGTTTGATAAGGATCCGAATAGATATACAGGCGCCAGTATCATCAATGTTGTTCATAAGATAGATGATAAAATTGAAAAGATAGCCGGTGAAACAAGGAGCGAAAAAAGTACGGGCGGGATGGTAAGCAAACTGGAGGCAGCGAAGAAGGCGGGCAGCTACGGTATACCTACGAGAATAGTCAGGGGAAATCTGGACAATATCGTATTAAGGATCATTAAAGGGGAAGAGTTGGGAACACTGTTTCTTGCAGATAAAAAAATGACAAGGAATAAATGGTGGACTGCCTTTGCTTATAAGATTAAAGGTAAAATTCACATAGACAAAGGAGCTGAACATGCCATAGTTCGCGGCGGCAAAAGCCTTCTGTCATCCGGTATAATCAAGGTGGAAGGGGATTTTTTAAGAGGTGAGTGTATTGAAGTGGATAATACCGTTGGCGGGATTATTGCTAAGGGCATAACAAATTATTCGTCATCGGATATTGATAAGATAAAGGGTCTAAAAAGTATTGATATTGAAAAGAAGCTCGGATATAAATATGCTGAAGAAATTGTACACAGAGATAATATGGTGGTGATATGAAACCCAGGGAGCTTGCACAAAAAACAAAAACAGCATCCGGTATACTTTCCCATGCTGCAACAGAGAAAAAAAACAGCATCCTTATGATACTGGAGGGGTTGATTGCGGATAAACAGGAATATCTTTTCAACGAAAACAGAAAGGATATTGAAAACGTCCAGAAGCAAGGACTCCCAGGAAGTATGGTGGACAGGCTCAGGATAGATGATAAAATCATCCGCGAAATGCAGGCAAGCATCAGAGATGTTGTAGCGCTCCCTGATCCTGTAGGTGAGATTGTAAAATTATGGACAAGGCCGAATAATCTGCGTGTTGGCCGGATGAGAATACCCATTGGTGTCATCCTTGTAATTTATGAATCAAGACCCAATGTAACAATTGAGGCCTTCTCCTTATGCCTGAAAAGCGGTAATTGTGTGATCCTGAAGGGCGGTTCCGAGGCTTATCATTCAAATCTTGCGCTTTTCAGC is from Pseudomonadota bacterium and encodes:
- the proB gene encoding glutamate 5-kinase produces the protein MINVKRVVIKVGTSVLLDKDNKISADMIGRFAKQIRKIKEKGISPVIVSSGAIACGMETLNLKKRPKEIAKRQALASIGQILLMKMYMEAFEKERIKTGQILLTHEDIKSKNRCLNLMNTLNMLLAMDIIPIINENDALSFKEIRFGDNDNLSALIAQISNADLLLLLSDVDGLFDKDPNRYTGASIINVVHKIDDKIEKIAGETRSEKSTGGMVSKLEAAKKAGSYGIPTRIVRGNLDNIVLRIIKGEELGTLFLADKKMTRNKWWTAFAYKIKGKIHIDKGAEHAIVRGGKSLLSSGIIKVEGDFLRGECIEVDNTVGGIIAKGITNYSSSDIDKIKGLKSIDIEKKLGYKYAEEIVHRDNMVVI
- the obgE gene encoding GTPase ObgE gives rise to the protein MKFVDEADIYIKAGNGGHGCASFRREKFVPRGGPNGGDGGKGGDVVVVGNKALSSLLDFKYKRIYRAENGKNGSGKNKKGREGKDLYIHLPLGTIVYDKAHLTPLCDITEDNKHYIVAKSGKGGRGNTHFVTSTHRAPVEFEYGTEGEEKELKLVLKLLADVGIVGLPNVGKSTLISCLTNAKPLIGDYPFTTLTPALGVFREDDDTFVIADIPGLVKDASKGRGLGLTFLKHIERTNKILLMLDASSESTGKDYETLLDELNSYNKEISEKERILVLNKIDLSSKAAIKRWSDYFKEKGETVTSVSALKGQGIDALRGLLKKQKIKKQEQVLTCTEQEKQVLHD
- the rpmA gene encoding 50S ribosomal protein L27, with protein sequence MAHKKAGGSSRNGRDSDGQRLGVKLYGGQSARAGNIIVRQHGTKIHPGTNVGMGRDYTLFALADGIVTFASKGNRKRVSISLVE